The Hydrogenophaga sp. BPS33 genome window below encodes:
- a CDS encoding porin has translation MNKTNRSALAVLALLGTTAAFAQSSVTLYGRVNTTVERQDVGGVKTTVVANNSSRFGFKGVEDLGGGLTAGFQLESGFQSDTGVGSGALFGRHSEVNLSGGFGTVRLGNFFPASYFASADYVSMHNHDTGSSSDALYYDPVWFGGPGTGNKIAYRTPNIGGFTAEGSVVLHEQAPGTGGKNGYDFAANYAMGALDLGAGYSAIDSNKQFSLRALYSFGQFTVGGYYQRNKDANQLLATGAGTRNNLRLAAAYSVGASEFHVNVGRAGEYENIADSDATQYTLGYNYNLSKRTKVYGYYTRVNNSTNATYMTGTAGADFSSVAVGIRHNF, from the coding sequence ATGAACAAGACGAATCGTTCGGCACTGGCCGTGCTCGCCCTCCTCGGGACCACTGCCGCCTTTGCCCAAAGCAGCGTGACGCTGTACGGCCGTGTGAATACCACGGTGGAACGCCAAGATGTGGGCGGCGTGAAGACCACTGTTGTGGCCAACAACAGCTCGCGCTTTGGCTTCAAGGGCGTCGAGGATCTCGGTGGCGGTCTGACCGCTGGCTTCCAGCTGGAAAGCGGTTTCCAGTCGGACACCGGTGTTGGCAGTGGTGCGCTTTTCGGTCGCCACAGCGAAGTGAACCTGTCGGGCGGATTTGGTACCGTTCGCCTGGGCAACTTCTTCCCCGCCTCGTACTTCGCGTCTGCCGACTATGTCAGCATGCACAACCACGACACGGGATCCTCGTCTGACGCTCTGTACTACGACCCGGTATGGTTCGGCGGTCCAGGCACCGGCAACAAGATTGCTTACCGCACCCCCAACATCGGTGGCTTCACTGCGGAAGGTTCTGTTGTGCTGCATGAGCAAGCACCCGGTACCGGAGGCAAGAACGGCTATGACTTTGCTGCCAACTACGCCATGGGCGCACTGGACCTTGGCGCAGGCTACAGCGCCATTGATAGCAACAAGCAGTTCTCCTTGCGTGCTTTGTATTCCTTTGGTCAATTTACCGTTGGTGGCTACTATCAGCGCAACAAGGACGCAAACCAGCTGCTGGCTACCGGAGCTGGAACGCGCAACAATCTGCGCTTGGCTGCGGCCTACAGCGTTGGCGCCTCGGAGTTTCACGTGAACGTGGGCCGTGCAGGCGAATACGAGAACATCGCCGACAGCGACGCTACGCAATACACGCTGGGCTACAACTACAACCTGAGCAAGCGCACGAAGGTCTACGGTTACTACACCCGCGTGAACAACAGCACCAACGCGACCTATATGACCGGCACCGCTGGTGCCGATTTCAGCTCCGTTGCAGTGGGCATTCGCCACAACTTCTAA
- a CDS encoding heavy metal response regulator transcription factor, translating into MKLLVIEDEVKLAEYLRKGLQEAGFVVDLAHNGIDGLHLAMESDYDLIVLDGMLPGIDGLGLLAALRQTKRTRVLMLTARIKVEDRVRGLNTGADDYMVKPFAFSELVARVQALLRREQTGVGAEQPTVLSVADLEVDLVGRKVSRRGQKILLTSQEFSLLSLLLRRQGQVLSRTEIASQVWDMNFDSNTNVVDAAVRRLRTKVDVPFDSPLIHTVRGVGYILEPRQE; encoded by the coding sequence ATGAAGCTGTTGGTGATTGAGGATGAAGTGAAACTGGCGGAGTACCTTCGGAAAGGCCTCCAGGAAGCTGGTTTCGTCGTGGACCTTGCGCACAATGGCATCGATGGCTTGCATCTCGCAATGGAGTCCGACTACGACCTCATCGTGCTAGACGGCATGCTTCCTGGCATTGACGGGCTTGGCTTGTTGGCCGCGTTGCGTCAGACCAAGCGCACAAGGGTCTTGATGCTGACTGCGAGAATAAAGGTCGAAGACAGAGTGCGCGGCCTGAACACAGGTGCAGATGACTACATGGTCAAGCCGTTTGCATTTTCTGAACTCGTTGCCAGGGTTCAGGCATTGTTGAGAAGAGAACAGACAGGAGTGGGAGCTGAGCAGCCCACGGTGCTTAGTGTGGCTGACCTAGAGGTTGACCTAGTCGGTCGCAAGGTGTCTCGCCGAGGGCAAAAGATTCTCCTGACATCTCAAGAGTTCAGTCTTCTTTCCTTGCTCCTGCGACGACAGGGCCAAGTACTTTCGAGAACCGAAATTGCCTCGCAAGTGTGGGACATGAACTTCGACAGCAACACAAATGTGGTGGACGCTGCGGTCCGACGCTTGCGCACCAAAGTGGATGTGCCGTTTGACAGCCCGTTGATTCACACGGTTCGGGGCGTTGGCTACATCCTAGAACCCCGACAAGAATGA
- a CDS encoding heavy metal sensor histidine kinase, protein MNRNSANSLGRRLSAWLAWQSLGGLLIVCATVYGATHYAFKARQLEELDQKRALLTYLASEAARNGNEVKLKHELDDFMVGHPQLGLSVAQTDGAIFHQKLLPPSRHERRTIQFNLDSPKPGQKMLRTELSLDVGGDALVLRRIAWILFGAAVGGVLLISFGGFLLVWLGLRPLRELSAQVKVLTAGTLHIRLDGSRQPDELAPLIAQFNDLLARLDQSYEQMEGFNADVAHELLTPLTTLMSGAELAMNSSKSLDEIRELLGSNLEDLQRIAGIVHDMLFLSQADRGAAARRTSTPSLAAVVRRVAEYHEATLDDAGLTLEVKGDVDGEFDLQLLQRAFSNLVSNATRYATKGSSIVVRIEPDAFEQVTVLVENRGAPVDTQTLSRMFDRFFRADASRSGASKNHGLGLSIVAAIARMHGGTTVAASSHGVTSVGIRLKRLAK, encoded by the coding sequence ATGAATCGGAATAGCGCAAATTCGCTAGGACGACGGCTGTCGGCCTGGCTTGCGTGGCAAAGCTTGGGTGGGCTGCTAATCGTGTGTGCAACGGTGTACGGAGCCACACACTACGCGTTCAAGGCGCGGCAGCTTGAGGAGTTGGACCAGAAGCGGGCGCTGCTGACATATCTTGCCTCCGAGGCCGCGCGCAACGGCAATGAAGTCAAGCTCAAGCATGAGCTCGACGACTTCATGGTTGGCCATCCCCAACTCGGGCTTTCTGTCGCACAGACAGATGGAGCAATTTTTCACCAGAAACTGCTGCCACCGTCGAGGCATGAGCGACGAACGATTCAGTTCAACCTCGACTCCCCGAAACCTGGTCAGAAAATGCTTCGCACGGAGTTGTCGCTGGATGTAGGTGGCGATGCGCTGGTGTTGCGACGCATCGCCTGGATTCTCTTTGGGGCGGCGGTTGGAGGTGTACTGCTGATTTCCTTCGGCGGATTTCTCCTGGTGTGGCTTGGATTGCGGCCTTTGCGCGAGCTCTCGGCACAGGTGAAAGTGCTCACAGCAGGGACGCTGCACATCCGACTGGATGGTTCGCGACAGCCCGACGAGCTCGCTCCGTTGATTGCGCAATTCAACGATTTGTTGGCCCGACTCGACCAGTCTTATGAACAAATGGAGGGCTTCAACGCTGACGTCGCCCACGAGTTGTTGACGCCGCTGACTACATTGATGAGCGGTGCTGAACTGGCGATGAATTCATCCAAGAGCCTGGACGAGATACGTGAGTTGCTCGGTTCGAATCTGGAGGATCTGCAGCGCATCGCTGGAATAGTGCACGACATGCTGTTTCTCTCGCAAGCAGACAGGGGGGCGGCTGCGCGTCGCACATCGACTCCAAGCCTCGCGGCAGTCGTACGGCGTGTTGCCGAATACCACGAAGCTACCCTCGATGATGCTGGACTAACCCTTGAGGTGAAGGGGGACGTCGATGGCGAGTTCGACCTGCAGCTGTTGCAGCGCGCGTTCTCTAACCTGGTTAGCAATGCCACTCGCTACGCCACAAAGGGCTCGAGCATCGTAGTGAGGATTGAACCCGATGCTTTCGAGCAGGTGACGGTTCTTGTCGAGAATCGTGGGGCCCCGGTTGACACCCAGACCCTCTCTAGGATGTTTGACCGATTCTTTCGAGCCGATGCATCACGCAGCGGAGCTAGCAAGAATCACGGCCTCGGTCTCTCAATTGTTGCGGCCATTGCGCGTATGCATGGCGGCACGACCGTGGCTGCATCGAGCCACGGAGTCACCAGCGTGGGCATCCGTCTGAAGCGGTTGGCTAAGTAG
- a CDS encoding CzcE family metal-binding protein — protein MSKIHTFRQAAFAVSIAATLASASAAGVSSKEQALIGQPAPATASARVIDLSASSYANVSYGETVVFRGNGGNQFTWTFNGVGGRSWDLAKIAPAGFSDKQFRVFVSRNPLYRS, from the coding sequence ATGTCCAAAATCCATACCTTCCGACAAGCCGCCTTCGCAGTCTCAATTGCAGCCACCCTGGCCAGCGCCTCCGCTGCTGGCGTTTCCAGCAAGGAGCAGGCGCTGATTGGCCAACCCGCTCCTGCCACGGCATCGGCACGTGTCATCGACCTGAGTGCGTCCAGCTACGCGAACGTTTCCTACGGTGAGACAGTCGTCTTTCGCGGCAATGGAGGCAACCAGTTCACATGGACGTTCAACGGTGTTGGTGGCCGTTCCTGGGACCTTGCCAAGATTGCCCCAGCCGGCTTCTCCGACAAGCAGTTCCGAGTGTTCGTGAGTCGTAATCCGCTGTATCGCAGCTGA
- a CDS encoding heavy metal translocating P-type ATPase, translating into MSEKLRLDLPVLLPSIPGEADACVERLQQLLRNRPGVDEVHVRPGAAEKPPQLCIHYDPDQLSLTRIRELAKAAGAEISSRFGHLQWQLDGVNHQRKAGSVADRLQKLEGVLEANSNASGLLHIEFDREKTSEEVIRAELSSLGTNPRETEEDHSAHSHDHGDHKHASGGHEGHQHGGVFGANSEMIFALICGALLGAGAVTEKLLTGAPSWLPLACYVAAYFFGGFYTLREAIDNLRRKRFEIDTLMLVAAAGAAALGSWAEGALLLFLFSLGHALESYAMGRAKRAIEALAELAPDTATVRRDGQTSEIAVEELVVGDVVLVRPNERLPADGFILVGTTSINQAPVTGESMPVDKRPVDDAALARSRPDAIEAASRVFSGTINGAHAIEIEVTRRSTDSTLARVVKMVSEAETRKSPTQRFTDQFERIFVPAVLLLAFLLLFAWVVVDEPFRDSFYRAMAVLVAASPCALAIATPSAVLSGIARAARGGVLIKGGAPLEELGSLNAMAFDKTGTLTEGRPRITDVVTAEGVTETELLAVAVAVESLSDHPLAAAIAKDGRERLGQQPIPTASNLENLIGRGVTATVDGETVWIGKAELFGSDGIAPLGASAASAIESLREAGRTSMVVRKGERDLGAIGLLDTPREGARDALKQLRELGITRMIMISGDHKKVAEAVAGEVGLDEAWGDLMPEDKVEAIRKLREETKVAMVGDGVNDAPAMANATVGIAMGAAGSDVALETADVALMADDLRNLPFAVGLSRHTRSVIRQNVFVSLGIVAVLVPATIMGLGIGAAVAVHEGSTLLVVFNALRLLAYKGGDKK; encoded by the coding sequence ATGTCTGAAAAGCTTCGCCTCGACCTCCCTGTTCTTCTGCCGAGCATTCCTGGCGAAGCAGATGCCTGCGTTGAGCGGCTGCAACAGCTGCTGCGCAATCGGCCAGGCGTTGACGAAGTGCACGTGCGGCCTGGCGCCGCAGAAAAGCCGCCGCAGCTATGCATTCACTATGACCCGGATCAGCTTTCTTTAACGCGCATTCGTGAACTTGCGAAAGCAGCTGGCGCAGAAATCTCTAGCCGCTTCGGCCACCTTCAGTGGCAACTTGACGGGGTTAACCATCAAAGGAAGGCTGGGTCCGTGGCCGACCGTCTGCAGAAGTTGGAGGGGGTTCTTGAAGCCAACAGCAATGCTTCAGGGCTCCTGCACATCGAGTTCGACCGCGAGAAGACCTCGGAAGAAGTAATACGTGCCGAACTCTCAAGCCTTGGAACGAATCCGCGCGAGACGGAGGAAGACCATAGCGCGCATAGCCACGACCACGGTGACCACAAACATGCTTCCGGCGGCCACGAAGGGCACCAGCATGGCGGCGTGTTCGGCGCGAACAGCGAAATGATCTTCGCGCTGATTTGCGGAGCGCTGCTCGGTGCGGGAGCCGTCACGGAGAAGCTACTCACAGGCGCACCATCCTGGCTTCCACTTGCTTGTTACGTCGCTGCGTACTTCTTTGGCGGCTTCTATACATTGCGTGAAGCCATCGATAACCTTCGACGCAAGCGCTTCGAGATTGACACCCTGATGTTGGTCGCGGCTGCCGGCGCAGCTGCCCTCGGGTCATGGGCAGAGGGCGCGCTTCTTCTGTTTCTGTTCAGCCTGGGCCACGCTCTTGAAAGCTATGCCATGGGTCGGGCAAAGCGCGCCATTGAGGCATTGGCAGAACTAGCGCCAGACACGGCCACCGTTCGCCGCGATGGGCAGACATCTGAGATTGCGGTGGAAGAACTCGTGGTCGGTGACGTCGTTTTGGTGAGGCCAAATGAGCGCCTTCCCGCCGATGGATTTATTCTGGTTGGCACAACAAGCATCAACCAGGCGCCCGTCACTGGCGAGAGCATGCCGGTCGACAAGCGACCGGTCGATGATGCGGCCCTCGCTCGCTCAAGACCCGATGCCATCGAAGCAGCCTCCCGCGTTTTCTCAGGCACCATCAACGGGGCACATGCCATCGAAATTGAGGTGACGCGACGCTCCACCGATTCGACCCTGGCCCGAGTGGTCAAGATGGTCAGCGAAGCAGAGACGCGCAAGTCTCCAACGCAGCGATTCACGGACCAGTTCGAACGCATTTTTGTGCCCGCTGTTCTGTTGCTGGCGTTCCTGCTCTTGTTCGCGTGGGTAGTCGTGGACGAGCCGTTCCGCGATAGCTTTTATCGCGCCATGGCGGTTCTTGTGGCTGCCAGCCCATGTGCCTTGGCCATTGCGACGCCCAGCGCGGTTCTTTCAGGTATTGCTCGCGCAGCACGAGGCGGCGTTCTGATAAAGGGTGGCGCTCCTCTTGAAGAGCTCGGCTCCCTCAACGCAATGGCATTTGACAAGACCGGCACACTGACGGAAGGCCGACCGCGAATCACCGACGTGGTGACAGCGGAAGGTGTCACCGAAACAGAACTGCTCGCTGTGGCGGTTGCAGTCGAGTCCTTGAGCGACCACCCGCTTGCTGCTGCGATAGCGAAGGACGGTCGTGAACGCTTGGGGCAGCAACCCATCCCAACCGCAAGCAATCTCGAGAACTTGATTGGACGCGGGGTGACTGCCACTGTGGACGGGGAGACAGTCTGGATTGGCAAAGCAGAACTCTTTGGAAGCGATGGCATCGCCCCCCTGGGTGCTTCGGCCGCGTCAGCCATTGAAAGTCTGCGTGAAGCAGGCCGCACATCTATGGTTGTGCGCAAGGGTGAGCGAGATCTCGGCGCCATCGGACTTCTTGATACCCCACGCGAAGGCGCACGTGATGCACTGAAGCAGCTTCGAGAGCTCGGCATCACCCGCATGATTATGATTTCCGGGGACCACAAGAAAGTGGCAGAAGCAGTTGCCGGTGAGGTAGGGCTCGATGAGGCCTGGGGTGACTTAATGCCCGAGGACAAAGTCGAAGCGATTCGCAAGCTTCGCGAGGAAACGAAGGTAGCAATGGTGGGCGATGGCGTCAATGACGCCCCCGCTATGGCCAACGCGACCGTAGGCATCGCCATGGGGGCTGCTGGCTCAGATGTGGCACTGGAGACAGCCGACGTGGCGCTAATGGCCGACGACCTGAGAAACCTTCCCTTCGCCGTAGGCTTAAGCCGTCACACGCGTTCGGTGATTCGTCAGAACGTCTTCGTGAGTCTTGGCATCGTGGCGGTTTTGGTCCCCGCGACCATCATGGGTCTTGGCATTGGAGCAGCCGTTGCCGTTCATGAGGGTTCGACGCTCTTGGTCGTCTTCAACGCACTGCGCCTTCTGGCATACAAGGGCGGCGACAAAAAGTAA
- a CDS encoding porin yields MKHSLIALSILATTAGAFAQSSTTLFGVVDASVTRLSSDSASVTGLSSGEQSSSRLGFRGLEDLGGGLKASFWLEGSVAVDNGGTTFRFDRRSTVGLIGGFGEVRLGRDKLASYLNVETFDPFGDIGVAGNGANNMLGNAAVAAGTQEGSHSKRASNIVSYLTPKMGGFHGQVQYGFGERASSEPNNSRGNFVSARVGYQSNPLDIALGYAQLKGGTAIQEVTYKAVNLGASYDLGFVKPMVLIATERGAGRGVNAYTLGASAPVGQAGEFRVGYTRFSTRNQVEADSSKLGLGYIHKLSKRTVVYGLLARVSNDSNANRGFAVSSSSLASPLIAAGDSATGYSIGVRHSF; encoded by the coding sequence ATGAAACACTCTCTCATCGCCCTTTCGATTCTCGCGACCACTGCAGGGGCGTTTGCGCAAAGCAGCACCACTCTCTTCGGTGTTGTCGACGCATCTGTGACACGACTGTCCAGCGACAGCGCGAGCGTCACGGGACTCTCCAGTGGTGAACAATCTAGCAGCCGTCTTGGTTTTCGTGGACTGGAAGACCTCGGCGGAGGTCTCAAGGCCAGCTTCTGGCTTGAAGGTAGCGTTGCCGTTGACAACGGCGGTACAACATTTCGCTTTGACCGTCGCTCCACTGTCGGCTTGATTGGCGGGTTTGGCGAGGTTCGACTTGGCCGGGACAAGCTCGCGTCCTATCTGAACGTAGAGACCTTTGACCCGTTCGGCGACATTGGAGTGGCTGGAAACGGCGCTAACAACATGCTCGGCAACGCAGCGGTCGCCGCTGGCACGCAAGAGGGTAGCCACTCCAAGCGCGCAAGCAATATCGTCTCGTATCTGACGCCTAAGATGGGTGGCTTCCACGGCCAGGTGCAATACGGCTTCGGCGAGCGAGCCAGCAGCGAGCCGAACAACAGCCGAGGAAATTTCGTCTCCGCACGCGTGGGATATCAATCGAACCCGCTCGACATCGCGTTGGGCTATGCACAGTTGAAGGGTGGCACTGCTATCCAGGAAGTGACCTACAAAGCGGTCAACTTGGGCGCTTCGTACGACCTCGGATTCGTGAAGCCGATGGTGCTGATTGCGACCGAACGTGGCGCCGGGCGCGGTGTCAATGCGTATACCTTGGGCGCGTCGGCCCCCGTCGGACAGGCGGGTGAGTTCCGTGTCGGCTATACGCGCTTCAGCACCCGCAACCAGGTCGAGGCCGATTCCTCGAAGTTGGGTCTCGGCTACATCCACAAGCTGTCCAAGCGCACTGTGGTCTACGGCCTGCTCGCACGAGTGAGCAACGACAGCAACGCGAATCGCGGTTTCGCAGTCTCCTCGTCTTCCCTGGCGTCTCCGCTCATCGCCGCCGGCGACAGCGCAACCGGATACTCCATCGGCGTGCGTCACTCGTTCTGA
- a CDS encoding TorF family putative porin — MKTIISPKTLAVLTLAALPMLASAQLSANVSLVTNYKTRGQDQDVREGQLRPALQGGFDYSHSSGFYAGNWNSTVNFQTSATGPTANLESDLYAGYIFATGELSWDAGVLRYHYTGASAVNTTELYLGVGWGPLSAKYYHTVSDDYFNAAGSALGSGLKGKGTGYLNVAYAQEIHPKWTLKASLGYTSYSSDITLPNYVDYSVGAVYDLGDGFSVSGAMVGATKKNSFLGKADGKSVNANTLVMMFTKKM, encoded by the coding sequence ATGAAAACAATCATCTCCCCCAAGACTCTGGCCGTCCTCACATTGGCAGCGCTTCCCATGCTCGCCAGCGCCCAACTGAGCGCGAACGTCAGTCTCGTCACCAACTACAAGACTCGCGGCCAAGACCAGGATGTGCGAGAAGGACAGCTGCGACCTGCGCTGCAAGGCGGTTTCGACTACTCCCACTCAAGTGGTTTCTATGCTGGAAACTGGAACTCGACCGTCAACTTCCAGACGAGTGCCACGGGCCCGACCGCGAATCTGGAAAGCGATCTCTACGCTGGCTACATCTTTGCAACCGGCGAGCTCAGCTGGGACGCCGGTGTTCTGCGCTATCACTACACGGGCGCCAGCGCTGTAAACACAACTGAGCTGTACCTCGGTGTGGGTTGGGGTCCTCTGAGCGCCAAGTACTACCACACCGTATCTGACGACTACTTCAACGCTGCGGGCTCCGCGCTCGGGTCGGGACTGAAGGGCAAAGGCACTGGGTATCTGAACGTGGCCTACGCTCAAGAGATCCATCCCAAGTGGACCTTGAAGGCATCGCTGGGCTACACCTCGTACAGCAGCGACATTACCCTCCCCAACTATGTCGACTACAGCGTTGGCGCTGTCTATGACCTTGGCGATGGCTTCTCAGTTTCAGGCGCCATGGTCGGTGCAACCAAGAAGAACTCATTCCTCGGCAAGGCAGATGGAAAATCTGTGAACGCAAACACGCTGGTCATGATGTTCACGAAGAAGATGTAA
- a CDS encoding methyltransferase domain-containing protein, which produces MSAVGRNEPCPCYSGKKYKHCCMTRSSTPLAAGEATSPVDALNVAWSFFESGQATEAANLCRTVLRSDATQPDALYLLGVLACESGNCWDALELFRKAALARPQFPEAHYYLGLIHMRQAQHEQAASHYRQAIASAPGFVEAHCNLGVVLNRLGQPLQALSSYQEALAISEATEVKIGLAECLQRLRVSPGVSHLRPLLTRAIAEAWRRPEELAPAAIAFLKCEAGFQEALSKGVGRERLLADWCENRLLLALLESATICDVELERLLTAVRETLLDDALRFDVQDDELLSLRSALAQQCFVNEYSWLVHPEESEKVEELLKHASLDIESGRMPLPQVMLALASYLPLCNLPFVDALREHAWSGSLRSVIRQQIDEVRQELNWRSVLPKITAIDQDSSSKVQQQYEENPYPHWVRSSLFPAPLALDDRLRMQIPHARFQPMRRIDTVDVLIAGCGSGRHSTESASAYSDSRVLAIDLSASSLAYAMRKSHELGQCNVEYAQADILQLSSLNRRFDLIESVGVLHHLADPAAGWRALLQVLRPGGLMLLGLYSEAARAPVVAARQFIAHRGYPATAQGIRECRAAIMGADCPEALSHLTAFGDFYGLSACRDLLFHAQEHRTNLLAIDALLNELSLDLVGLHVEPEVLRKFQARFPDDDSVHDLGMWHQFETENPQTFVGMYQFWVQKRCA; this is translated from the coding sequence GTGAGCGCAGTTGGGCGTAACGAGCCATGTCCATGCTACAGCGGGAAGAAGTACAAGCATTGCTGCATGACGCGTAGTTCGACCCCGTTGGCGGCGGGTGAAGCGACGAGCCCAGTCGATGCGCTTAACGTGGCATGGAGCTTCTTCGAGTCGGGCCAAGCAACCGAGGCGGCGAATCTGTGTCGAACAGTTCTTCGTTCAGATGCGACGCAGCCGGATGCGCTGTACTTGCTGGGCGTCTTGGCTTGTGAAAGCGGAAATTGCTGGGATGCTCTGGAGCTCTTCCGGAAAGCTGCACTGGCGCGCCCGCAGTTTCCTGAAGCGCACTACTACCTCGGGCTTATTCATATGAGGCAAGCCCAGCATGAGCAGGCTGCCTCGCACTACCGCCAAGCAATCGCCTCTGCGCCTGGATTCGTCGAAGCACATTGCAACCTGGGCGTTGTGCTTAACCGCTTGGGTCAGCCGCTTCAGGCCTTGTCCAGCTACCAGGAGGCACTGGCCATTAGTGAGGCGACAGAAGTGAAGATTGGCCTCGCCGAGTGCTTGCAGCGCCTCCGCGTCTCGCCAGGCGTGAGCCACTTGCGCCCCCTGCTCACGCGCGCAATCGCTGAAGCTTGGCGCCGGCCTGAAGAGCTCGCGCCCGCCGCCATCGCCTTCCTAAAGTGCGAAGCAGGATTCCAAGAAGCATTGTCGAAAGGAGTTGGGCGAGAGAGATTGCTTGCAGACTGGTGCGAAAACAGACTTCTTCTTGCGTTGCTTGAGAGCGCGACGATTTGCGATGTCGAGCTCGAGCGCTTGTTGACAGCGGTCCGCGAGACGCTTCTGGATGACGCTCTGAGGTTCGATGTGCAAGATGATGAGCTGCTGAGCTTGCGTTCCGCCCTAGCACAGCAGTGCTTTGTGAACGAATACTCTTGGCTCGTGCACCCAGAAGAAAGCGAGAAAGTCGAAGAGCTACTGAAGCATGCGAGTCTCGATATCGAATCGGGTCGAATGCCGTTGCCACAAGTCATGCTCGCGCTTGCTAGCTATCTACCTCTGTGCAATCTGCCATTTGTAGACGCTCTGAGGGAACATGCCTGGTCTGGTTCGCTGCGTTCGGTGATACGTCAGCAAATTGATGAAGTGAGGCAGGAGCTCAATTGGCGCTCGGTCCTTCCAAAAATAACAGCGATAGACCAAGACTCGTCGAGCAAGGTTCAGCAACAGTACGAAGAGAACCCTTACCCGCACTGGGTCCGCTCCTCTTTGTTTCCCGCCCCACTCGCGTTGGACGACCGGCTGCGCATGCAGATTCCGCACGCGCGTTTTCAACCAATGAGAAGAATTGATACTGTCGACGTTCTTATTGCCGGATGCGGAAGCGGTCGTCACTCAACTGAGAGCGCAAGCGCATATAGCGACTCGCGAGTGCTTGCGATTGACTTAAGTGCAAGCAGCCTCGCCTATGCGATGCGCAAGTCTCATGAGCTCGGTCAATGCAACGTCGAGTACGCCCAAGCCGACATTCTGCAACTCTCGTCGCTCAACCGACGCTTCGACCTCATCGAGTCTGTAGGTGTGCTGCATCATTTGGCCGACCCAGCGGCGGGATGGCGAGCACTACTCCAAGTGCTACGTCCAGGCGGGCTCATGTTGCTCGGCCTGTACAGCGAAGCAGCGCGCGCTCCAGTAGTCGCCGCGCGGCAATTCATTGCTCATCGCGGCTATCCCGCTACTGCACAAGGTATTCGAGAATGTCGTGCGGCAATCATGGGGGCAGATTGTCCGGAGGCACTGAGTCACCTCACCGCGTTCGGCGACTTCTACGGCTTGAGTGCATGTCGCGACTTGCTATTCCATGCGCAAGAGCACCGCACAAACTTACTCGCTATAGATGCGCTGCTGAATGAGCTGTCGCTCGACCTCGTCGGCTTGCATGTTGAGCCAGAGGTGCTTCGAAAATTCCAAGCACGGTTTCCTGATGATGACTCTGTTCACGACCTGGGAATGTGGCACCAATTCGAAACAGAAAATCCCCAAACCTTTGTTGGGATGTATCAGTTCTGGGTGCAGAAGCGATGCGCATAA
- a CDS encoding CzcE family metal-binding protein, with amino-acid sequence MKTLQAVLTALTLASFALLTSAASADTLRSGESPYGQLAVEAKNARVVDVMSTKSASVTYGETILFQGAGGKTFAWTFNGLDGRSWNLKQFAPSGFVAKDYRVYVARNQLYRR; translated from the coding sequence ATGAAAACACTTCAAGCCGTGCTTACGGCGTTAACCCTTGCATCGTTTGCTCTTCTGACATCTGCAGCTTCGGCAGACACGCTTCGTAGTGGCGAGTCCCCTTATGGACAACTTGCTGTGGAAGCAAAGAACGCACGCGTGGTAGATGTGATGTCCACGAAGTCCGCCAGTGTCACATATGGCGAAACCATCTTGTTTCAGGGTGCAGGCGGGAAGACGTTTGCTTGGACCTTCAACGGCCTTGATGGTCGGTCTTGGAACCTGAAGCAGTTTGCTCCTTCGGGTTTCGTTGCCAAGGACTACCGCGTTTACGTGGCTAGAAACCAGCTTTATCGCCGGTAA